A genomic stretch from Plasmodium cynomolgi strain B DNA, chromosome 8, whole genome shotgun sequence includes:
- a CDS encoding hypothetical protein (putative): MWVDVLWAHAKIELILSDLGTDKCNSEKVKALDDKFYGADCGGENLLPSIEWFQRNSETKSYAVTVTSMINSKVVAHFLAWNIPSHVNLINHSTSFDELEAAVGFNSFGEAKYAGPCASAIGEQSNCLLFTLYALKTDHIELSQDADYFELMAYLKSMSRDEKGLLDRLSLYAMTIPKRRISS; the protein is encoded by the exons ATGTGGGTGGACGTGCTA TGGGCCCACGCGAAGATTGAGTTGATACTATCCG ATCTGGGCACGGACAAATGCAACTCCGAAAAGGTGAAAGCTCTGGATGATAAGTTTTACGGGGCAGATTGTGGGGGCGAAAATCTGCTCCCCTCCATCGAGTGGTTTCAAAGGAACAGCGAAACGAAGTCCTACGCGGTGACCGTTACTAGTATGATTAACTCCAAAGTAGTGGCGCACTTCTTGGCATGGAACATCCCGTCACAtgttaatttaataaatcaCTCCACGAGCTTCGACGAACTGGAGGCAGCCGTTGGGTTCAATTCGTTTGGCGAGGCGAAGTACGCGGGGCCATGTGCCTCGGCCATCGGAGAACAGAGCAACTGTTTGTTGTTTACTCTGTACGCGCTAA AAACGGACCACATAGAGCTGTCACAAGACGCAGACTACTTCGAGCTGATGGCCTACCTCAAAAGTATGAGCCGAGACGAGAAGGGGCTCCTCGACAGGCTGTCCTTGTACGCCATGACAATCCCGAAGCGGAGGATTTCAAGTTGA
- a CDS encoding IBR domain protein (putative), whose amino-acid sequence NVVNSCVVLHDERANCESSEKKATDDEAHKEGMKIYLQYFQRSMAKYRDTNIYEIYTLEQVEEKMKEAVTDVVSLTNLPYDYAYFFLNSYNFNSNYFIEAWFRNPKEVLAKAHMSHLKEEDLCADYASSETAPPPVPPTIDMTKSIQEPPSEQITHTEKGTKFTCPILLNQYDLQDTHALKCGHRYSKECWKGYLQTAIDNDFDEAVINKKCIEPKCQQLIMREDWKKISDKNNDLFVEYEKLLVKIFIKNNPSLKKCPYDRCPYVIESVMLPDNGIICRCGHNFCFNCTEEFHRPVSCAVIKQWNDLLTKGEHNVTWIRSHTKQCPNCAKSIEKTSGCMNVKCICGFSFCWLCLQPWAHHKGGFYQCNQYVSQRGAVKGGQGGAQDGAKHEAQDGVHHEAQHEAQHDAKGGSKSDTLSDVPSNTPNEAPPLTPQTRKSAHEALHKFNHFKTRFDAHQHGEEFSIKTQLLFLSHFCASNKIEPTHRIYHFQKSIIQTIRCRKILKWSYAFAYFATWDDENKKYLFEYHQGQLEKNLDILQKKTESVNLAHFLTTNLDVKVVREVEELTKTVDVFFKNICDFMESAFSSCAEKLSG is encoded by the coding sequence AACGTCGTGAATTCCTGCGTCGTCCTTCACGACGAACGTGCCAATTGCGAGtcgagcgaaaaaaaagcaacggATGATGAAGCCCACAAGGAAGGAATGAAAATCTACCTACAGTATTTCCAAAGAAGCATGGCGAAATATAGGGACACAAATATTTATGAGATATACACCTTAGAACAGgtcgaagaaaaaatgaaagaagctGTCACGGACGTTGTCAGCCTCACCAACCTTCCCTATGATTatgcatacttttttttaaactcgtACAATTTTAACTCGAATTATTTCATCGAAGCATGGTTTAGGAACCCAAAGGAAGTGCTCGCCAAAGCACACATGTCTCACCTTAAGGAGGAAGACCTCTGTGCAGATTATGCCAGTAGTGAGACCGCTCCTCCACCAGTACCACCCACCATTGACATGACTAAATCAATTCAAGAGCCCCCCTCCGAACAAATCACTCACACGGAGAAAGGTACCAAATTTACATGCCCAATCCTACTTAACCAGTATGACCTACAAGACACACACGCGCTTAAATGCGGACATCGATATTCGAAGGAGTGCTGGAAAGGTTATCTCCAAACAGCCATCGACAACGACTTTGACGAAGCtgtaattaataaaaagtgCATAGAGCCAAAGTGCCAACAACTCATCATGAGAGAAGACTGGAAAAAAATCTCCGACAAAAATAATGACCTGTTTGTAGAATACGAAAAGCTTTTGGTAAAGATATTCATAAAGAATAACCctagtttaaaaaaatgcccatATGATAGATGCCCCTACGTTATAGAATCTGTGATGCTCCCCGATAATGGAATCATTTGCAGATGTGGACACAACTTTTGCTTTAACTGCACGGAGGAATTTCACCGACCCGTCAGCTGCGCAGTCATTAAACAGTGGAACGATCTCCTTACAAAAGGTGAACATAACGTTACGTGGATTCGATCCCACACGAAGCAGTGTCCCAACTGTGCCAAGTCGATTGAAAAAACGTCCGGCTGCATGAACGTGAAGTGCATCTGTGGGTTCAGCTTCTGCTGGCTGTGCTTGCAGCCCTGGGCGCACCACAAGGGGGGCTTCTACCAGTGCAATCAGTACGTCTCGCAGAGGGGAGCGGTGAAAGGGGGGCAAGGGGGAGCACAAGATGGGGCAAAACATGAGGCACAAGATGGGGTACACCATGAGGCACAACATGAGGCACAACATGACGCAAAAGGTGGCTCGAAAAGTGATACCCTAAGCGACGTACCGAGCAACACCCCTAACGAGGCGCCCCCCCTCACGCCGCAAACACGCAAAAGCGCTCACGAGGCGCTTCACAAATTCAACCACTTCAAAACCAGATTCGATGCCCACCAACATGGAGAAGAATTTTCCATCAAAACGCAgctgcttttcctttcccatttttgcgcatCGAACAAAATCGAGCCAACGCATCGTATATATCATTTTCAAAAATCCATCATACAAACCATTAGGTGTAGAAAAATCCTCAAGTGGTCCTACGCCTTCGCCTACTTTGCCACTTGggatgatgaaaataaaaaatatttgttcgAGTACCACCAAGGACAGCTAGAAAAAAACTTAgacattttacaaaaaaaaacggagagtGTAAATTTGGCTCATTTCCTGACCACCAATTTGGATGTAAAAGTTGTTCGAGAGGTGGAAGAGTTAACCAAGACAGTCGAcgtgttttttaaaaatatatgcgaCTTTATGGAGAGCGCGTTTAGCTCCTGTGCTGAGAAGCTCTCAGGTTGA
- a CDS encoding dihydrolipoamide acyltransferase (putative), with the protein METLLTVQSDKAAVDITSKYSGVLVKRYAEEKDIIKIGSYFCEIDTEDDIVEEAGEEGNGEEVADHHAEGKVDLDGPQSSPEVKQQGNKVSTVKASPGVKKKAQEYKLDVEAIGNYFTKDAITMEDVELYHQKVKSGEIGSTGTNLDGEIMEEVPLKGIKLAMCKSMNDSLSIPLFHLNEKYNVQNLISARSEIKKSVLEKDNVNVTLTSILIKLISTVLKDFPLLNSKFDSRTNTYTTYKSHNVCVAMDTPNGLLVPNIKKVESKNMVEIQKELTSLRDKAMQMKLSKSDITGGTITISNFGVIGGTFATPIVFDNQACIIGLSKIQKELFLKNEKKELTDLSDILVADTMNLTYGADHRFVDGATLAQFSKKLKEAVEGISSLDPYAV; encoded by the coding sequence ATGGAAACGCTTCTAACTGTACAGAGTGACAAAGCAGCGGTTGATATAACGAGTAAGTATAGTGGAGTGCTCGTTAAAAGATATGCTGAAGAGAAGgacataattaaaattggGTCGTACTTTTGCGAAATTGATACGGAGGATGATATTGTGGAGGAGGCAGGAGAGGAGGGaaatggtgaagaagtgGCAGATCATCACGCGGAGGGGAAGGTAGATCTAGATGGGCCACAATCATCACCTGAAGTGAAGCAACAAGGGAATAAAGTCTCGACTGTAAAGGCATCCCCAGGGGTTAAGAAAAAAGCCCAAGAGTACAAACTGGACGTGGAAGCGATTGGAAATTACTTTACTAAAGATGCCATAACGATGGAAGATGTGGAGCTGTATCATCAGAAGGTGAAAAGCGGAGAAATCGGAAGTACTGGAACTAATTTGGATGGGGAGATCATGGAGGAAGTACCACTGAAGGGTATCAAACTAGCCATGTGTAAAAGCATGAACGATTCGTTGAGTATCCCCCTGTTTCATTTAAACGAAAAATACAACGTGCAAAATTTGATAAGTGCCAGAAGTGAAATAAAGAAGAGCGTCCTAGAGAAGGACAACGTAAACGTGACATTAACGAGTATTTTAATCAAGCTGATTTCGACTGTGTTGAAAGACTTCCCATTGCTAAACTCGAAATTTGATTCACGAACAAATACGTATACTACTTATAAGAGCCATAATGTGTGTGTCGCTATGGATACCCCAAATGGTTTACTCGTgccaaatataaaaaaggtggagTCAAAAAATATGGTTGAAATTCAAAAGGAGCTGACTTCCCTACGTGATAAAGCCATGCAGATGAAGCTCAGCAAAAGTGACATCACGGGAGGTACCATCACAATTAGCAATTTTGGAGTAATAGGAGGGACCTTTGCCACTCCAATTGTATTCGACAATCAGGCATGCATAATTGGATTGTCCAAAATTCAGAAGGAgctgtttttaaaaaatgagaagaaagagCTAACAGACTTATCAGACATCCTTGTTGCGGACACGATGAACTTGACTTATGGCGCGGACCACAGGTTCGTTGACGGGGCTACGCTGGCTCAGTTTTCGAAGAAGCTGAAGGAGGCCGTGGAGGGCATCTCTTCGCTGGACCCGTACGCGGTGTAG
- a CDS encoding thioredoxin-like redox-active protein (putative), translating to MKCEVDRPVTQTAEPNGSQQNVAKNYISHLYQFQNNEMKKIDAYCVTFIQNINFFKKNFPFIEIIYIPFDKTYNDYIAFLKGTDFYSLPFDNYLYICKKFNIKNLPSFMIIAPNNNVLVRDAVQLIKTDAYVNNFKSLVKNYTVHPSQFKIGNRFFDLFCA from the exons atgaaatgcgAAGTGGATCGTCCCGTTACGCAAACGGCAGAGCCAAATGGGAGCCAACAAAATGTAGCCAAAAATTACATCAGTCACTTATATCAATTCCAAAacaatgaaatgaaaaaaatcgatgc GTATTGTGTAActtttatacaaaatataaatttttttaaaaagaatttccCATTTATCGAAATTATTTACATCCCTTTTGACAAGACATATAATGACTACATAGCTTTCCTGAAAGGTACCGATTTTTACAGCTTACCTTTTGATAATTATCTctacatttgcaaaaaatttaatattaaaaatttgccgTCTTTTATGATCATAGCTCCCAACAACAATGTGCTTGTCAGAGATGCCGTGCAGCTCATCAAAACGGACGCCTACGTGAATAACTTCAAGTCgttagtaaaaaattataccgTTCATCCGAGTCAGTTCAAAATAGGGAATCGCTTCTTCGACTTATTTTGCGCTTAG
- a CDS encoding hypothetical protein (putative) — translation MRSRVLNCYTKVYINDYFLLVNNKTKEILGVQRVPAERPSMGGAHKGSTHKSNTHKSSTHTVGEQTNPDKKEPPFGISMENCESKYYNLVLIKKMSLSHLFGTATDINITFAFHNVCLTSYNKINDNSSYMLIYNYNLTRESQIFSIKSSGPGEQIRTPDSNNIQQGTSHEDYVYFNNYITKKIAENYLSYSLYIKECLLIIDIFDRESNSSHLEITREILKLGIFLRRIQRFIEINKRGQSCNSTFDMFCCCLYNISMHILNHINKIEENVRNVYNFSKIYMKDGTGGGAYYPPGGNKTWEQIPGTETQTRSSDLPMCLFDANALSTCTDPEEKKIFFSINNLFRKNVHDFNLFFNINIDKAEDISLYKIKIIVLPLLQIGKLLNKIINKIITKKQMNNSRYLIDLIYKLQEYLHSDSINKTVLMYLLKNITTPLFDFIKNYIFYGKVKDTHREFFIHENRNITPYYKQTNKFYCTNIFKYIYKRYIDMSTNYWGAKYVILNRKVPTFLRNVSYHIFITGKYIDVLSACSKLLTLQSRRRNRLCIDGAEYHNDSAIRGWGTPEVDTLFMCAPSKRTNHGRESASPQAEIHQSEANNPWEEDDEPDELDEPGERDEWDERDEWDLPDERDLPDLPDELYNSHTDPLRNNKTCLLTYDGNKKTYEHLIHNQHLFASKKMFELYIKKIDIKEKIKHHYFFFFLQISDYLKYFYILAHEHLEKLYNSKKNSNVLNKLKNFFDISLRSSVLYHLKYRHDYNVDVSDILSIIDNVNLIIDLRNFYLNISQVHVGREHQDDGLDNDPANSGTALLEWQQREVHSGVCYQKGHLQDGNSPRGGALAQSEDDTDLDSETESPSDGDQHQGGASLTMKEHKNRKTKKKTKKKMQKRKKKNYATMGKRTPNGSNLEQQQLLGKKKILANLKNNVLNNIHNNMQTNTNVEIYKGLVLSYHNMFPYNLIFNNVTIFKYTLIFRILNYCKYIEHKLTEVWLNHMFVKNIFINEECKNNLMMCIHTRECMTHFLKCYTYHLQNDVIKSEYAHMNIKLKETLIFDDIIHIHNAYLNNILRYSFIMNQNIINSILKLISISHIFTRHILKFNFNKNEQLGRVSSRENGKGDRSGGNPNGGHNGL, via the exons ATGCGCAGCAGAGTTCTCAACTGCTATACCAAGGTGTACATAAACGATTACTTCCTACTTGTTAATAATAAGACCAAGGAAATCTTGGGCGTCCAAAGGGTCCCTGCAGAACGCCCCTCCATGGGTGGTGCACACAAGGGTAGTACCCACAAGAGTAACACCCACAAGAGTAGCACCCACACGGTGGGGGAGCAAACCAATCCggacaaaaaggaacccCCCTTTGGCATCTCCATGGAGAATTGCGAATCCAAGTACTACAACCTTgtgctcataaaaaaaatgagcctTAGCCACCTCTTCGGAACCGCCACAGATATCAACATCACATTCGCCTTCCACAATGTGTGTCTCACAAGttacaacaaaattaatgacaACAGCTCCTACATGCTCATCTATAACTATAACCTAACCAGGGAGagtcaaattttttcaataaagtCTAGTGGCCCAGGGGAACAGATAAGAACACCCGATTCGAACAACATCCAACAAGGAACCAGCCACGAAGACTATGTCTATTTTAATAACTATATAACGAAAAAGATTGCGGAAAATTACCTCAGTTACAGTTTGTACATTAAGGAGTGCCTCCTCATCATCGACATATT CGATCGAGAAAGCAACAGTAGCCACTTGGAAATCACGAGGGAAATATTAAAGCTAGGAATTTTTCTAAGGCGCATCCAAAGATTCATCGAAATTAATAAAAGAGGACAGTCCTGCAACTCTACTTTTGACATGTTCTGTTGCTGCCTGTACAACATCAGCATGCACATCCTAAACCACAtcaacaaaattgaagaaaatgtcagaaatgtttataatttttctaaaatttatatgaagGACGGTACTGGAGGAGGGGCCTACTACCCAccagggggaaataaaaccTGGGAACAAATCCCAGGCACAGAAACACAAACTCGATCGAGTGACCTACCCATGTGTCTGTTTGACGCAAATGCATTATCGACATGCACAGAtccagaagaaaaaaaaattttcttcagcattaataatttgtttCGAAAAAATGTCCACGATTTTAACCTGTTCTTCAATATCAATATTGACAAAGCAGAAGATATTTctttgtacaaaataaaaattattgtccTCCCACTCCTTCAGATAGGCAAACTGCTTAACAAAatcattaacaaaattattaccaAAAAACAGATGAACAATTCGAGGTACCTAATCGATCTGATATACAAATTACAGGAGTACCTACACTCAGATAGCATCAACAAAACGGTACTTATGTAtcttctaaaaaatattaccacCCCTTTGTTtgactttataaaaaattacatcttCTACGGTAAAGTGAAAGACACACATAGAGAATTCTTCATCCATGAAAATAGGAATATTACCCCTTATTATAAACAGACCAACAAATTTTACtgcacaaatatatttaagtATATTTACAAAAGGTATATAGACATGTCTACTAACTATTGGGGAGCTAAGTATGTGATCCTGAACCGTAAGGTTCCCACTTTTTTGAGGAATGTATCTTATCACATTTTCATCACGGGGAAGTATATCGATGTCCTTTCCGCATGCTCCAAATTGTTGACTCTTCAGAGTAGGCGTAGAAATCGCCTCTGTATAGACGGGGCGGAATATCATAATGATAGTGCCATTCGTGGGTGGGGCACACCAGAAGTGGATACCCTATTCATGTGCGCACCGTCTAAGAGGACCAACCACGGAAGGGAGAGCGCCTCCCCTCAAGCGGAAATACACCAAAGTGAGGCAAACAACCCCTGGGAAGAAGACGACGAACCGGACGAACTGGACGAACCGGGCGAACGGGACGAATGGGACGAACGGGACGAATGGGACTTACCGGACGAACGGGACTTACCGGACTTACCGGACGAGCTGTACAACAGCCACACCGACCCCCTCCGTAACAACAAGACGTGTCTCCTAACATACgatggaaacaaaaagacGTACGAACACCTCATACACAATCAACACCTATTtgcttccaaaaaaatgttcgaactgtacataaaaaaaatagacatcaaggaaaaaataaagcatcattattttttcttcttcctccaaatTAGTGactatttaaaatatttttacatcctAGCACATGAGCATCTCGAAAAACTGTacaatagcaaaaaaaacagcaacgTGTTGAACAAGCTGAAAAACTTTTTCGACATATCTTTGAGGTCCTCTGTATTGTACCATCTGAAGTATCGGCATGACTACAACGTAGACGTCTCCGACATTTTAAGTATCATCGATAATGTTAACCTGATTATCGATCTGAGGAACTTCTACTTGAATATTAGTCAGGTCCACGTTGGTAGAGAGCACCAGGATGATGGCCTAGACAATGACCCAGCAAACAGCGGAACGGCATTGCTTGAGTGGCAGCAGAGGGAAGTTCACAGTGGAGTTTGCTACCAGAAGGGACACCTCCAAGATGGGAATTCCCCTAGAGGAGGGGCCCTCGCACAATCAGAGGACGACACCGACTTGGACAGCGAAACGGAGAGTCCCTCGGATGGGGACCAACACCAAGGAGGAGCATCCCTCACAATGaaggaacacaaaaataggaagacaaaaaagaagaccaaaaaaaagatgcaaaaaaggaaaaaaaaaaattatgctaCCATGGGAAAAAGAACCCCAAATGGATCCAACCTCGAACAGCAACAACtcctgggaaaaaaaaaaatactagcCAACCTCAAAAATAATGTACTCAATAATATACACAATAATATGCAGACCAACACAAACGTAGAAATTTACAAAGGCCTAGTCCTCTCCTACCATAATATGTTTCCATATAATTTGATATTTAACAACGTAACCATTTTTAAGTACACCCTCATATTTcgtattttaaattattgcaAATATATTGAGCACAAGCTGACGGAGGTGTGGCTGAATCACAtgttcgtaaaaaatatattcataaatgaggaatgcaaaaataatttgatgaTGTGCATACACACGAGGGAATGCATGACTCACTTCCTAAAGTGTTACACCTATCACCTACAGAACGATGTCATCAAGTCGGAGTATGCTCATATGAATATCAAACTAAAGGAGACTCTCATTTTCGATGACATTATACATATCCACAACGCTTACCTCAATAACATCCTCAGATACTCTTTCATAATGAACCAAAATATTATCaactccattttgaaattGATATCCATATCGCACATTTTCACTagacatattttaaaattcaactttaataaaaatgagcaatTGGGACGTGTGTCGTCTCGTGAAAATGGCAAGGGCGACCGAAGTGGGGGGAACCCTAACGGAGGTCACAACGGTTTA
- a CDS encoding binding protein (putative), producing the protein MNSDNEHIDREILEKQYEIIKCAKHQDFIRLQIIIQPYILNNDIEMLNAINILHWACYCGFTELIKKLISLNVDIDKEDLVNNDTAIYYAIKNSHYEIVLLLIKHFGPSIIFHKNRRKMSPFLTAISEFNEDKILETLHILELLYLNGASLEEQNEYGQTALFLSVKRNNISTLQWLLSKSVNINHRDFYGNTILHIAVKHCDIDILRLLCDYGSLNLVHHTSVQNDNTNVFQLCLKNRYFLVFILLKKWIIQDKLCKGIKICKTIYAFYFWFFAMLNLVVYLNISRSFWVLKRYHTLSITWLAIWLFQQFLWFILYFKSPGFYKQNDTLTKRHRKKNTPFAYTYDSSFKKKAEYQLNSIEMELFKINRMISLSLMDPEKMDNQIDAEHAKYDQLIVNLECQKMSLYAQVSQERVNSLDIDYRNAILYNRNPRNVCVTCNIVKPPRVHHCAECFHCIVHQDHHCVWVDNCIGIKNQRAFYLFIFSMFVLLLYNYYYVFLYFSLFHKTVDYAFALLVILCNFINITLFAFITYLFARNTRTILTNITFYEHFKKPSHITDEYNTELRCWDFQNLNLKKMLKNVYSFWSLNYDEPYLRHGKKASDDIYYTLISDRI; encoded by the exons atgaatagcGACAATGAACACATAGACAGGGAAATCCTGGAAAAGCAGtatgaaataataaagtGTGCCAAGCACCAGGACTTCATAAGGCTTCAAATAATCATTCAGCCCTACATTCTAAATAATGACATCGAAATGCTCAACGCAATTAACATCCTGCACTGGGCTTGCTACTGTGGATTCACggaactaataaaaaaattaattagtCTGAATGTAGACATAGATAAAGAAGACCTAGTTAACAACGACACAGCCATTTACTacgcaataaaaaatagtcaTTACGAAATTGTCCTACTCCTAATCAAGCACTTTGGCCCATCCATCATATTTCACAAAaacaggagaaaaatgagtcCCTTCCTAACAGCCATTAGCGAATTTaatgaagataaaattttggaaacTCTACACATCTTAGAATTACTATATCTGAACGGGGCCAGTCTagaggaacaaaatgaatatggGCAAACTGCCCTCTTCCTAAGtgtgaaaagaaataacatAAGTACATTACAGTGGTTACTCAGTAAAAGTGTTAACATAAATCATCGAGACTTTTATGGAAACACGATCTTACATATAGCTGTCAAACACTGTGATATAGATATCCTGAGATTACTCTGTGATTATGGCTCCCTAAATTTAGTTCATCATACATCCgtacaaaatgataataCCAATGTGTTCCAACTTTGCCTAAAGAATAGATACTTTTtggttttcattttattaaaaaaatggataatacAAGATAAACTTTGCAAAGGGATAAAGATATGCAAAACTATATACGCTTTTTACTTTTGGTTCTTCGCCATGTTAAATTTGGTTGTTTATTTGAACATTTCTAGATCCTTTTGGGTTCTTAAAAGATATCATACTTTGTCCATCACTTGGCTAGCTATTTGGCTGTTTCAGCAGTTCCTTTGGTTTATTCTATATTTTAAGAGCCCTGGATTTTACAAACAAAATGATACTCTTACTAAAAGacatagaaaaaagaatacccCTTTTGCCTACACCTATGATTCTtcgttcaaaaaaaaagccgaGTATCAGCTAAACAGTATCGAGATGGAACTATTCAAAATCAACAGAATGATCTCTTTGTCACTTATGGATCCTGAGAAAATGGATAATCAAATCGACGCCGAACACGCTAAGTACGATCAACTCATCGTCAACTTGGAGTGCCAGAAGATGTCTCTTTATGCACAGGTTTCCCAGGAACGAGTTAACTCCCTCGATATCGACTACAGGAATGCCATACTGTACAATAGGAATCCACGG AACGTTTGCGTCACATGCAACATAGTCAAACCACCGAGGGTGCACCACTGCGCGGAGTGCTTCCACTGCATCGT ACATCAAGACCACCACTGCGTATGGGTTGACAACTGCATCG GGATAAAAAACCAGCGCGCCTTCTACctcttcatattttccatGTTCGTCCTTCTGCTGTACAACTACTACTACGTTTTCTTGTACTTCAGTTTGTTTCACAAGACGGTGGACTAC GCCTTCGCCCTGCTCGTAATTCTGTGCAACTTCATCAACATCACCCTGTTCGCCTTCATAACATATTTGTTTGCGCGCAACACGAGGACCATTCTTACGAACATCACTTTTTACGAGCACTTTAAAaa GCCGAGCCACATAACGGATGAGTACAACACCGAGTTGAGGTGCTGGGACTTCCAAAATTTAAACCTCAAGAAAATGCTCAA AAACGTGTACTCCTTTTGGTCCCTAAATTACGACGAGCCCTACCTAAGACACGGCAAAAAAGCA TCTGATGATATTTACTACACGCTTATTTCGGACAGAATATAG